Proteins encoded together in one Helicobacter pylori window:
- a CDS encoding DsbA family protein: MILRASVLSALLLVGLGAAPKHSVSANDKRMQDNLVSVIEKQTNKKVRILEIKPLKSSQDLKMVVIEDPDTKYNIPLVVSKDGNLVIGLSNIFFSNKSDDVKLVAETNQKIQALNATQQNSAKLNAIFNEIPADYAIELPSTNAENKDKILYIVSDPMCPHCQKELTKLRDHLKENTVRMVVVGWLGVNSAKKAALIQEEMAKARARGASVEDKISILEKIYSTQYDINAQKEPEDLRTKVENVTKKIFESGVIKGVPFLYHYKA; the protein is encoded by the coding sequence ATGATATTAAGAGCGAGTGTGTTGAGTGCGTTACTTCTTGTAGGCTTAGGGGCAGCCCCTAAACATTCAGTTTCAGCTAATGACAAACGGATGCAGGATAATTTAGTGAGCGTGATTGAAAAACAAACCAATAAAAAGGTGCGTATTTTAGAAATCAAACCTTTAAAATCCAGCCAGGATTTAAAAATGGTCGTCATTGAAGATCCGGACACTAAATACAATATCCCGCTTGTGGTGAGTAAGGATGGCAATTTAGTCATAGGGCTTAGCAACATATTCTTTAGCAATAAAAGCGATGATGTGAAATTAGTTGCAGAAACCAATCAAAAAATCCAAGCCCTTAACGCCACCCAGCAAAACAGCGCGAAATTGAACGCTATTTTTAATGAAATACCGGCTGATTATGCGATAGAGTTGCCCTCTACTAACGCTGAAAATAAGGACAAGATCCTTTATATTGTTTCTGATCCCATGTGCCCGCATTGCCAAAAAGAGCTCACCAAACTCAGGGATCACTTAAAAGAAAACACCGTGAGAATGGTTGTAGTGGGGTGGCTTGGGGTCAATTCGGCTAAAAAAGCGGCTTTGATCCAAGAAGAAATGGCGAAAGCTAGGGCTAGGGGAGCGAGCGTGGAAGATAAAATCTCTATCCTTGAAAAGATTTATTCCACCCAATACGATATTAACGCCCAAAAAGAGCCTGAAGATTTACGCACTAAAGTGGAAAATGTTACGAAAAAGATTTTTGAATCTGGCGTGATTAAGGGCGTGCCTTTCTTATACCATTATAAGGCATGA